From a region of the Microcoleus sp. AS-A8 genome:
- a CDS encoding homogentisate phytyltransferase produces the protein MSQISSSTSTHSRIKLFEQPSQWLYAFWKFSRPHTIIGTSLSVFALYLITVATTNNQVTLESIEQLLGALLSCLCGNVYIVGLNQLEDVEIDQINKPHLPVAAGEFSRRQGQIIVAVTGILALLLAGLLGTWLFLMVSISLAIGTAYSLPPIRLKRFPFWAALCIFSVRGAIVNLGLFLHFSDCLLGTVLFPTAPVWVLTLFIVVFTFAIAIFKDIPDMEGDKQYNITTFTIKLGQQAVFNLARWVITVCYLGMLIAGIFLLPASVNSIFLGVSHLALLGILWWRSRSVDLQDKIAITQFYQFIWKLFFLEYLIFPAACLL, from the coding sequence ATGAGCCAGATTTCTTCTTCAACATCTACCCATTCCCGCATCAAACTGTTTGAACAACCCAGTCAATGGCTCTATGCCTTTTGGAAATTCTCGCGTCCTCACACGATTATTGGCACCAGCCTGAGTGTTTTTGCATTGTACCTGATTACTGTGGCAACCACGAATAACCAGGTCACGTTGGAAAGTATAGAGCAACTGCTGGGAGCTTTGCTGTCTTGCTTATGCGGTAATGTCTACATTGTCGGACTCAATCAACTAGAAGATGTAGAAATTGACCAAATTAATAAACCCCATCTTCCGGTTGCAGCCGGTGAATTTTCGCGGCGACAAGGTCAAATCATTGTTGCTGTAACGGGTATTCTCGCCTTACTATTGGCAGGCTTACTAGGGACATGGTTGTTCTTGATGGTAAGTATTAGTTTAGCCATTGGAACGGCTTATTCGCTCCCGCCAATCCGATTGAAGCGATTTCCTTTTTGGGCAGCATTATGTATTTTTTCGGTCAGGGGAGCCATTGTTAATTTAGGGCTGTTTTTGCACTTTAGTGATTGTTTACTGGGGACTGTTCTGTTTCCCACTGCACCCGTGTGGGTGCTAACCTTGTTTATTGTGGTATTTACCTTTGCGATCGCTATCTTCAAAGATATTCCCGATATGGAAGGTGACAAGCAGTACAACATCACCACCTTTACGATCAAACTGGGTCAACAAGCGGTGTTTAATTTGGCTCGTTGGGTGATAACCGTGTGTTATCTAGGGATGCTCATTGCGGGAATATTTTTGCTCCCTGCTTCCGTTAATTCAATTTTTTTGGGTGTTAGCCATCTAGCGTTGTTGGGTATCCTGTGGTGGCGGAGTCGGAGCGTAGACTTGCAAGATAAAATCGCGATCACGCAGTTTTATCAATTTATTTGGAAACTCTTTTTCCTAGAATATTTAATCTTTCCCGCTGCCTGTTTATTATAA
- a CDS encoding GNAT family N-acetyltransferase — protein MLIPQLETQRLILRAFNEKDLDAYAEMCADREVMRYIGNGQTLSRFEAWRNMAMMLGHWQLRGYGMWAIEERHTGVMMGRLGCWQPEGWLGFEIGWTLRRAYWGCGYATEGAKAAMVHAFNELQQSYVISLIRPDNSASRRVAEKLGEKLVGTTEIFGLEAVIYKISREDWQTSA, from the coding sequence ATGCTTATTCCTCAACTTGAAACCCAGCGCCTAATCTTACGCGCATTTAACGAAAAAGACCTGGATGCTTACGCCGAAATGTGTGCCGATCGCGAAGTAATGCGTTATATCGGCAATGGGCAGACCTTATCCCGCTTTGAGGCTTGGCGGAATATGGCGATGATGCTGGGTCACTGGCAGCTACGGGGCTACGGGATGTGGGCTATCGAGGAACGTCACACTGGTGTAATGATGGGTCGCCTCGGCTGCTGGCAACCGGAGGGCTGGCTGGGATTTGAAATTGGCTGGACGTTGCGACGAGCTTACTGGGGCTGTGGCTACGCGACGGAGGGGGCAAAGGCGGCGATGGTTCATGCTTTTAATGAGTTGCAGCAATCCTATGTAATAAGTCTGATTCGTCCAGATAATTCGGCTTCAAGGCGGGTTGCCGAGAAGTTAGGAGAGAAACTTGTTGGGACGACAGAAATCTTTGGCCTGGAAGCAGTCATTTACAAAATTAGTCGAGAAGATTGGCAAACTAGCGCTTAA
- a CDS encoding AraC family transcriptional regulator — protein sequence MSSSEPPVHLHLLSSFESGWDGLNLIYELEPADEMPETYLRQHFILIALDDFRATYLLDGRWQQVDYAKGEIGIIPATQSLPKTQVDREVPLLELFLEPATLTRAACESVNPDQVELIPQLQICDPLIQHMGLALMAELEAGGTDSRLYAESMATALSAHLLRRYCSHAEKIKNYTGGLSKYKLRQAVNYINEHLDQNLTLAEIAAAVRMSPNYFASLFKQSTGLTPYQYVMKCRIEKAKQLLLKQELRLVEICHEVGFTSQSHFTRVFRQHTKTTPKAYRNAL from the coding sequence GTGTCCAGCAGCGAACCGCCTGTACACCTACACCTCCTCTCAAGCTTCGAGTCAGGATGGGATGGCTTGAACCTCATCTATGAGCTAGAACCCGCTGACGAAATGCCTGAAACTTACCTCCGTCAGCACTTTATCCTGATTGCTCTGGATGATTTTCGTGCCACCTATCTACTCGATGGACGTTGGCAACAGGTAGATTACGCCAAGGGGGAGATTGGCATTATCCCAGCTACCCAATCCTTGCCCAAAACACAGGTCGATCGCGAAGTGCCATTACTCGAATTGTTTCTTGAACCTGCTACACTTACCCGTGCGGCTTGTGAATCTGTGAACCCAGATCAAGTCGAGTTAATACCACAGTTGCAGATATGCGATCCCTTAATTCAGCACATGGGACTGGCACTGATGGCGGAGTTAGAAGCTGGCGGTACCGACAGTCGGCTTTACGCTGAGTCTATGGCAACAGCATTATCCGCACATTTGCTGAGGCGATACTGCTCCCACGCAGAGAAGATTAAAAACTATACAGGCGGATTGTCCAAATATAAGCTAAGGCAAGCGGTTAACTACATCAACGAGCATTTAGACCAAAACTTAACCCTGGCTGAAATAGCTGCTGCTGTGCGGATGAGTCCGAATTACTTTGCCAGTTTATTCAAACAATCTACAGGACTTACACCGTATCAGTACGTGATGAAATGCCGGATTGAGAAAGCCAAACAGTTGCTGCTAAAGCAGGAATTGAGGCTGGTTGAAATCTGTCATGAAGTCGGTTTCACGAGTCAGAGTCATTTCACTAGAGTGTTTCGCCAACATACCAAAACGACACCCAAGGCATATAGAAATGCTCTTTGA